The stretch of DNA AGTACAGGAAAGGCACACAGCTCCATTTGCAGATACAGCCCAGATGCAAGTTTTCTTTTTACAAGAAAAGCAATCAGGGAcatgcggccaatccaccgccaaaGAGTGGGATACGTGTCAAAGTCGGACAAAACTTAGGTTGCATATGCGCAGTACGTGAGCATCAGGGTAGCCATCGGACGACACCTTCGTTGAACAAAATCCAATCTATCATTAGCAAGCCGAGCTCTCATTGCCGCCGCGAAGAGCAAGGGTCGACATTAGCAAACACTGCCAAAGTAAAGCACAAGAACCAAGAAAAACAAGAAAATAAGATTATAAAATCTTGGTTTGCCAAAAGGAGCAACAATGCCACCAAGGATGTACATGGTGAATGAAACATCATACTGGCAAACTCAAACTAGATGTGAACAATCCTTGAAAGATAACAAACGATGAGACAACAACTCAATGACACCTAAATCCGCATCCTTCTTCCCAAGCCAAGTACCCAAGAGAGGGCCTACAAAATTGGAGGTAGAAGAGGCTAACAGAAGAAGAGCAACGGATCCAGCCTGTAGAGCAGCCTTAtagtcatgcatgaaaaaaaaGGAAGAGCATCGCTATGGTGAGACAAGATAAGTGCCACGAACATGACCTAACCATTTGGACCTCCACCAAACTAGTCTGACTCCATATCCTATCGGCCTGATGCAGAGAGAATTGATTAGAAGCACACGATATCTAATGTGTTGCTATTGCACAAGGTTAGTTGAAGCACAAATCAGGAAGTGTCGTTTCCCAATTTAATATCGATTCCACGAAGTATAAGGAGAGTGTTGCTTTTGGTGTTTTGGCCACACTTGAGATGCCACTTATCTCTAATGTGGCGACCAGTGAAGAGTACCTATCAGAATCCAGAGTGGCAATTGTTGTTGAATAGAGGATTAAACTAAAGTAGTAAACTTTGCCTAGAAAGTAAATAATGTTAATGAGACTGTATTTTCCTAGAATGAGATCACTATGTGTACCAGTTCATAGTAAGCAGTACAAGTGCCTGCAACTGATAGTGTGATGTTGCAATTTGTTTTAGATGCTTGATAGAGGAGCCCCCGATGAATAATTGAACCCCCCTACTTCTGAGGTTGTTAAATACTTTCCCACATTTCAAATAATTGAAGTTCTAGGTTTGAAAAAGCCAAACTTCATTAACTTTGACTAAGTCTATTTCAAAATATATCAACATCAACAAGGCTAGATTTGTGACTGGGAAGTTGATCCTCTTCATTGGAGACCTAATCCAAAGTAGAAGGAAACTACCGGTGGGATCGATACTTTAAGGTATGAGATTGAGTGATAACTACATTTTGTCATTGTAGAAACGAATCTGTTTAGatcctaattttttggtttttatttccaCCAAATAGGATTGTATTGGAGTTATTGATGGCACACATGTACCTGCAACTTACTACACCTGATAAGGAGGCTGCCTTTTGTGTTAGAAAGACACATACTACTCAAAATGTGACGAGGTTTTCttacgtcattacattttgagtaaTTACGTTCATACAGATTCACTCAAGAAAAACGGTATTAGAAAACTAAAATATGAGTCGGAAAACAAGAAATTTTACATTTATACGTGCATTTTGTACTATATTTTTACGTTCGTAATTTTTCATCACATACAATATTTTTTTCCAACAGACATACATTTCTTATCTCCTCTTTTCACTTCCGAAGTTAAACAAAATTTACGGGATGTAAAAATATGGTGTAGTGATATAATAAGAGAGGGTGAAGAATAATTATTTCTCAcctagggtgacgaatagcgcgaccaggTAGCATTTACATGAGTGGGGAAACGATACTGTGCAAAAATGAGAAGAAGCTATTCAACCTTAGGCATTCTTCTCTTCGCACAACCGTGTAACATGCATTTTGGTCATTAAAGAGAAGATTCAAAATCCTTCATGATGCCACCCCATTCTTTCTTTATCCTACTCAAGTAGATATTGTTGTAGCTTGCTGCATCATTCGGAATTGGTTTTTAAATGATGGAATTGATGAATATATCATACCCGAAGATGAATGGGTATAGCAAATATCACTCATGCTTCAACGTCAACGGGCCAAGCACAACATGTATACATGGCTGATTTTAGGCAAGGCCTTGTTGATCAAATGTGGGAAGACCGACAAAACTATGTGCAACATCAAAACATGTAGTAGATACCATGCCATTTAGCTTTTTGTAACGAACTATTGTACTTTCTTGGAATTATTAGCTTGTTGCTAGAATTTTTCGTAATGACATGGTACTATTGTTCTTCATGTCCGGATACTTGTTAAATTGGTTATTTATCTCCAAATACTTGAAGAATTGGTTCTTTATCTCCATTTCCACTGTTGAAATTAATTATTTATGTCCAAGTACAAGTTGCAATTGGTTCTTTATCTAGAAATACTTGCTGAAATTAATTAATTATGTCCAAATACTTGATGAATCGGTTATTTATCTTCAAATACTTGTTAAAACTAAAaaaatatgtccaaataattgttgAAATTAATTCATTATGTTTAAACACGTCATTAGTGCACGATCACTGTTCTGCTAATGTATTATGGGCGTGTGTTGATCAGCGGCGAAGCTATGTGTTAGTCTGTGGGGTTAGTTGACCCCACAACCTTTTAGAAAATAAGCCTAAGAACACTGTTCATTTACTGTTCATACcgaagaaaaaaaattcaaaaaataccaTTGACCCCACAGATACTTTTCATTGGCCTCGCCGCTGGTGTTGATTACCTGCACCGGTTTTTGCCTCCTTGCATTTGTGACTCGATTGGGCCTGGTTGGGTAAATGCAGAGGAAATTCCATGTTGTGCATGTTGTTTTATAGCCTACATGTAGACTGGCTGCGTTAGGGAGCAATTTTTACCTGGCATTTGGTGGCCTGCGTTGGTTGGCCCGATGCAAATACACGGGGTTTTCGGTTGCATACAATAGACATGGTTAAGAGTTAACGGCTACACAAGACACAAAGTTACACTAGAGTGCCCCGACAACTGCGGCGGACGGTGGCCGTGGAGCCGCGTCTGACGACGGGCACGAAGTCGCAGGCGGCCCACCTTGTCGGCGGCGCGGTGAGCCGGTTGCTAGCGTTGTAGCCGCACGGAAAGTCCACGATGGCAGCGTAAGTGTAGTAGGCCACGGGAGAGGACGCCGAGAGGAACAACGCGAACGGCAACGCTGGGCATGACATGGTCCATGCGGGCGCTTGAGGGGCCGAATTTGGTGTCTttggttgtactccctccgtttctaaatatttgtatttctagagatttcaaaaaatgcctacatacaaagcaaaataagcgaatctatattctaaaatatgtctatatatgtgTATGTGATAGTTCATTTGAATTTTCTATTTAGGAACGAAGCGAGTAGATGCTTTTATCGAGTCCTTCTCGCTGCTTCTTCTCACAGTCACAGACGATGACGGACGACTGATGAATATCTTGGATTGACTGTTTCAAATAATAAAACGGGAAGGCAAAATGGACTCCAAATTTTCTGAGCTCCCGCGCGCCTCCACGTTAGCGATCCGCGCCATCTCTCCCTGGATCGAGATCTCGACCATCCACCGCGTCCGGATCCAACGGCAGGCCGACCCTTCTCCCACGTTAAATCCCCCTTCTCCCCACCCCACTCCAGCAGACGCAGCCGCCACCTCTCCTCTCCCCCCAAATCCATCCGATCCCATCCGCCCGCTCGCGGCTCCAAGAAGGAAGCCGCGTCAACCATGTCCGGCCGCGGCAAGGGCGGGAAGGGGCTGGGCAAGGGCGGCGCCAAGCGACACCGGAAGGTGCTGCGCGACAACATCCagggcatcaccaagccggcgatcCGGCGGCTGGCGCGCAGGGGCGGCGTGAAGCGCATCTCGGGgctcatctacgaggagacccgCGGCGTGCTCAAGATCTTCCTTGAGAACGTCATCCGCGACGCCGTCACCTACACCGAGCACGCCCGCCGCAAGACCGTCACCGCCATGGACGTCGTCTACGCGCTCAAGCGCCAGGGCCGCACCCTCTACGGATTCGGCGGCTAGCCCCCCTGCTCCGTCCAGTCTCTGCTCCCGCTGCTCCATCTGTCCCAGTGCGTGTGTAGTGTGTTGTTCAATCGTTGGTGAGGGTTTGGTCTGTGTAGTTAGCGCAAGGCGATGTGTATGAATGCAATGGAATCAGCGTTGGTATTATACTATCTTTTCTGCATCTCTCGATGTGTTACATCCTACTCTGCTGCGTCTTTGTTCGATGCTTGTGTGATTTAGTACGCTGTAGTCGTTTAATTTGGTTTTAGCTGAATGAGCGACACAATTTGTCGCTGCATTCATATTTGGTTATGCAGAAACATCCTCTGGATTCAGATATGTTTCTTCAGCAGCCATGCGGATCTGCGTTCTGAAACTCTGAAACTTGTCTGAATGTTGTTTCATGGGTTGGTTTTGCCTGCGTGGTTTGTGGATGGCGATGATTATGAATGCAATGGAATCACTGTTCTGGCGATATCATCTTGGTTGCTACATCTGTTGTATGTTTTTTACTATCTCCTTGCCACTACCAACTTGTTACCTGAATTCAGTACTTGGCTGCGGCTTTGTTCGCTGAACTCACTGACATGGAATTTCGTTCAATACGATAATCTGCTGAATGCAGCGCGTGGAGATCAAAACGACTTGGGGATTTCAGCTCCCCTTCATTGCATTTCTTTTCTATTTGGTTATGCGCAAATGTTCACTGGACTTTGTTTGTTCTtcaccggatggagggagtatgcagTAGCTAACTTGGGCTAATATGAAGAAAAATAAATCTCACAATCATATTGTGCTACTCTGTCACCTGCCATGTTGCTACTGGGATGTTTCCCCCCTCTTCTTTCGTGTAGCCAATGAGTTGGCTAACCTCTGAATTTTAACTCCTACACTGTATTAGCTATATTTAGACATGAAATTTCTCAATCCCTAGAAAAAAACTCTTAGACTGTATTAGTTAGATTTGGAAGAGGCCAAATTAAAGTCAAATCAACATTATGGTGGACATGGCTCTATTACCTCTTTAAGAAATGAaatacctcaagtattcatactagGAAAGAAAATATCAAGAGTTGCGTTATTATGATCCGGATAGAACTTACACTTGGATAAAACAACTTGTCTAGCGGGAATGAATTAGTCCAAGGACATGCAAGCAGTGGGCTAGTCCACAAATTTATGTTGCAGGTTGGTGAAAGTACCACCACAACACAAAACCTACTACACAAGGTGAGAGAGGAGGATCCCTCCACCCCGCCTAAGGGCGCCGAAGCGGTCGTCCGAGGCAGAGCTGGCCTGGCATGACACCGTCCGACACGCTGGCCCGACAGGCACGGTAGGCTCACGTGTTGTTTGGCCTGCTAGGAGGGTCATTTTTGGCCCATTAGGTATGACATCAGGTTTCGCTGCTGCGCTCACCGTCTTTCCCATGATTGGGACCTCCTATATGGCGACCAGCGCGGCTGAAACCACGAAAGCGCACCCCCCACCCTGCTCTCCTACACGCCCTTGCTTTCTTTTTATGTTTTcagtttttttcttttgaaaaTGATTTAGGATTTCAAAAGGTTCCGaattataaaaaaatgttcataattggaAAATACTAAATAAttgttcatgaatttttttaaatggtcaaaatattacaatttaaaaaacaaaaaaaatcatgaattagaAAAGATCGCAATTTTTTAAAAGTTCACGAATTTAAGAAATTTTTtcaatttcaaaaaattgttcatgaatttggaaaaaataatGATTTCAAAAAAGTTTCACCAAACTAAAAATTGTTCaggatttaaaaaaatgttcatgaattaaaaaatgttcatgatataGAAAAATGTTTTTGAATTTGTAAAAAATGTTCGCAATTTTTAAAAGTATGATCATTTTTTCAATTTGATGAACAAAATTTTAGTTAAAATGTTCACCCTGATTTAAAAAATGTTAGAGTATCACAAAATGTTCACCAATTTTAAGGAAATGTTCCGGGATTTGAAAAAAATGCTCATGAAATTTGGAAAGAAAAAAcgataaagaaaaaggaaataaaaggaAAAGCGAAAattaaaagacaaaggaaaaaaagaaaacaagaaaaaccCGAAAAAATAACAAGATAAAAAAGGTTTTGGAAGGTTCTAGAACCATTCCAGAACCGGACATGACGTACACAAGAAATAGGAGACGCCGGCACGATGGTCCTCAGTGGTCTCTCCTTCTGTGTCTAGCCATCGCCTCATGTCCGTGTCCGCCACCACGCTAGTCGACCTAGTTCCTAATTTTGTGCACGATCCATCGATCGGCTGAACCTCTAGGGCAAGCACATGCAGATCAAAATCTAAAACTTCATGCTTGAATGAATAtaaattggtgggatttttctgaaGATATCTGATCGAATCACATAACAAGGCATGAACATGTGCGGTAATTTGCATGCTGGTCACATGAAGTCAGCTCATGTTCTCACCTGTCGCTTGATCTCTTTCATTGCCAAGATTTCTGAAGAAACTCTTTGCTCGCGTTCAGACGGAAGATGCATAGCTCAAACTCAAACTTGCATTGCATTTCTCGAAACAGGCTCTCGCCCCCATCATAAATAAAGGCACAAACAGCAAAACCGATGCAAAGTGATGAGGCAACCCTTATACAAGCAGGTCAAAAGAGAAATAAAACGACATTGAACTAGGAGAGCAACATTTATGTGGTGGGAGATGATGGTGGCCATGGCTGTGGTGGCAGGGTGTCAGCAGCTTCAGGAATCAAAGCCAAGAACTCCTCGTGCCCTGAGTTCGGGGGTGGATCCACTGCCCCCATTCTTCTCAAGGCGTCACGAGGTGGTGGACATGGAGAAgaggaagagcaagaagaagatgcTCGCCTATGGGTTCGTgctcatccctatgccactggatccaaacatggcacaggatcagaacgacgacgacgacgacgatggtacgtttggcaacgtcgatcagtactttgccgatcatgggtgcgatggcgacttcatggggcctccttctcaagaaccaaacccaataaaagacgtgtgcgatctagctggtaccgcggagaagccaagttgcaacaggcgctgtctggcgttcagctctcaggagacgcctccagctgccgacttcaccgagtctcagataggcgaggtgcgaaatattatcagccccaacacactcaagaaagtggtctgtgagcagaactcggtcccattacaggagaagaagaaggcacgcaaaagaaagactaagaagggtgcgagccagccggcaccgagtacgatccgtgctcaggacgggccaccttcaccgcaggatatctcgaggagggtgcatgtggcgggtagggcgatgctaccgacaaatatgctcaatgctgcaaccggtgctatgcggagtctgcatgacagtgttcttgctttggagaagcgacgtctcagagagaaggatgtggcatacccggttttcgcggccaaggtgccagagggcaagggctttgtggataactccatcgggcgtacgatcgtcctgcgttttgatgacatccacgctatgttgaaccttcatccgctgcactacaccttcgtccggctattttcgctgagtatggagatgcggatcattcgcgataagaccccggacatcgtgatagtcgaccccttctacatgcatgccaagatcttgggcagcgctggggaccggcaagtcgcgagttcttacctcgaaggcgtcattctggcaaaccaagataaggataacttcctcgtgccttactttcccgagtaagtcctcccctcaaccggcccgtaacatatgaattcttacatttcgatcgtttttcttttaacattccgtattttctgcagtgacacacgttgcacgctcatcctcctaagccccaaatattccatggccacgtatttcgacccggaccgtcagtcgaacgtagactacacaaatgtcaagaaggttcttgatgatgttctccccggctacgccaaatctggaggcaccttcaccaggcctattcataagtacggcaagcacgtattctctcacaatacgacgttctgctacgtcaagcagccgcctggcggtcagaaggatgcctactacgccatccatcacatgcgggcgatcgtacgggaccatcatcaacttctgctaccgagtaaactcaaagattgggcaaagagcgtgtcggcaatccaggacgcggacctccgacaagaattctttcgcatccactcggagtttgcggaaatcatccatcaagatgtccttcgtacctcgggacagttctacctcaacaatcaaccgtccaacagtgacatcgacacaatgctacaaatgcaggctgacaacgaccgttatttcatgactcccacgatagacggcggcttcatccacgctccggtcccttgagttgagtcggaagcagtgatgctgtgtctagttctgaaacatcgattggctcatgttgtaattaaactttaatgaacttgtagtatgtctctttggtttcgagagtcgttcaacttagatgtaatcgatgctattaatgtcttgcttttctcttccgatcgttctgttgcatacttatatattgcttatgtattgtctgtgaattggtactaacgtttcgtttggctagtgcatagcgatgccgacgtatatcgtgtacaagggtaaggttcccggagtctacgatgactgggaggagtgtcggagacaggttcaccgattcagcggtaacagttacaaagggtacaccactagggccgaggccgaatctagatacgcccgctatctagcgggagaggggagggagcattggaggaaccggatgaagacgagtttcatcgtgatgatgctcatcgtgatgaccgcagctctcttctatgtgatggtagtttagatgatcgatatcgacttgtaatgtgaagacaaactcgctactcgcggtctcgagacttgtaatataatgttctatctttgttcgatcttttcaattcggagactaatatgatgaattgtattcggagactaatatgataaattgtattcaaagactaatcttctactgtattcgatgaatctgttgttgatgtgtgctgtctatattttgtcaaattatacattttgtaacctgtgcaaaaaacagaaaataaaaaaataaaaaaacctaatattcatactaatggcgcatcacatgacaatgcgtcattagtatgacaaagcatactaatggcgcatcactggtaagtgcgccattagtatgccatgcggcgcatccagtggtggtgcgccattagtatgccaaagcacctggatatacatgccccctgggaggcatactaatggcgcaccctggcctatactaatggcgcacccgcggtgcgccagatactaatggcgcaccaggtggtgcgccattagtaaaaattattaatggcgtgctattaatggcgcaccacagatgcgccattaatgaccatactaggtgcgccattagtaggggtttttctagtagtgtcatcAAGGGCTTTGGCTGCAGAGCTATGGCACGTCCGACGGCCTGCTGTCGGTGTCAGATGAGCTGCTCTTGATGTTTCTGGTCGAAAGGCCACTGATCTATTTCCTTTAGTCTTTCGTGCCAAATGGGAGGCAGTACATCTCTTGCTCGGTGTCGACAAAATCCTTCTCGGGCTCGACCGGTGGTGGGCAATGGTGTGGTTGAGGTCTCGACAAACCAAATGCGTAGTCCCCGGCGTCGACAAGGTTGCAGCTATGTGGAATGTGTTTTGGAACCGAGGTGCGTTCCTATTTGTTTGTTCATGTTCCTCTTCATAAAAGTCAGGGAGCAGATTATAATTTGTGTTTTTCTTGGATCATGTCATAATATGTACAAAGAACActagaggtaataaaaattacactAGGTTCATGGACCACCTTAACGACGTTTACAAGCATTGAAGCAAGCCGAAGGCGCGTCGCTGTCATCGCCTCTCCCTTGTCGGAGTCGGGCAAACTTTGTTGTAGCGAACAGTCGAGAAGTCGTCGTGCTAGGGCCACATAGGACGGGCGCCCAGAGCTGCAAACATCACCGATGAAGAAAATCGTAGTTCCGAAGGATCAAACTTGTAAAACATCCAAGCAAAGACGAAAGAAGACCGGATCTAAACACATACACTAAACATCAACACCGATCGAATCACGCGAGATCATACATTGTTGGATCTTTGCGAATGCACGACCTGCATTCATCAGAGGGTATCATAAAAGACCTCAAAAATTTCAGTTGAGGGATGAACGAAAGAATAATTTGATTGTGATTGTGATAAAGAGAGGCATACATATAGGTAGAACAAAGAGGAAGCATTGCTAATCGCATTTGCTTTGAGACTCTCAAACTTATGCTTAAGGGGTGTGATGGAGCTAGCAGAACGTAACACTACTACGCGATTCATTTTGTCTATATAGTCCCAGCTCAGGAGAGCGATGTGGCGTGTCTACGTTCACTCGATCCAGTGATCAAGGTAGCTCTAGAGTTTTCTTGGCAAAACCGGGACGTCGTGGCGGTTACGCTACTACTCCATCCAGGTCTCCGGTTGGATGCGTGGTGATGTCTTTTCTTTCTTGACACATCTATGTGAGTGATCTTTGTTCAACGTAAAGATGCTTACATTGCAATAGTATTATAGTTTACTTTTCTTAATATTCAATTCATGAAGACTCTACCGAAAACCGTTGGAAAGCTTGGCTCt from Triticum dicoccoides isolate Atlit2015 ecotype Zavitan chromosome 6A, WEW_v2.0, whole genome shotgun sequence encodes:
- the LOC119314309 gene encoding histone H4, encoding MSGRGKGGKGLGKGGAKRHRKVLRDNIQGITKPAIRRLARRGGVKRISGLIYEETRGVLKIFLENVIRDAVTYTEHARRKTVTAMDVVYALKRQGRTLYGFGG